Below is a genomic region from Paraburkholderia sp. BL10I2N1.
GGCCAGGGCGCCCACGTGCTGGCCGCGCTCGGCGAAGCAACCGGGGACATTCCGGTCAGGCTACGCACACGCATGCCACTCGTGCTCGTCACGGGCGACGATCTGCCCGCGCTCTTCAACCGGCACGATGGGGAACGCTTTGCGCATGTTGGCGACGGCGCGATCTGGGTGCGGGTAGACCGGCCGCAGGACCTGCCGCGCCTGGCGGTTGCCGTCAGGCAGTGGCGCGATGGCCGTGCCCCGGATGGGGTCCTGCTGTCGGCGGTACCGGCCCGGTACACGGACGCCGACTTGCTGACGCAGTCACTGCGTGTGGTACGTCAGGCCGTCGCGGACGCCGCGCGCATGCTCGGCTCAGGTCCCTTGCCGGGATACGTCGCAATCTATCAACGACTGACGACTGCACCGGCTGACATCGCGACGCCACAGTGGTACGGCGTTTCTTCCTCGCAGCGCATGACCGGTGCGCAGCGCTTCGAGTCCTTGATCCGCGCGGCCGAAAGCGAGGCTCAGCTAGTGGCGAACGGTCGCGTGGCGGTCGCACGCGCTGCCGGCCTTGCGTCGATCGCTGGCTGGACGCAGCGGGTTGTGATCCACGCCCTCACGGACCGGCAGCAGCCCGCCACGCTATGGGCACTGTTTGGCGCCGGCTGGATCGACTGCGGGCCGGGGGGTGGACCGGGCAATCCGTGGGCGCGCGATGTCGAAATGCAGACCCGCGTCCTGCGAGCCCCGGCCGCGGCTTCGCCCACGCCGTGGCCACTGCCTCAACCGCTGATCGCGGCCATGCCACAGCGCCGCTGGATGTCGCCGCGTCTGGCCGCCCTCGCCCATGCGCTTGCGTTGTTTGCCTGCGCGGCCGCGTTCGCGCTCTTCTTTTCCGGCAGGAACAACCAGACGCTGCTCACGCGCATTGGTGCGGATCTCGACCGCTATTCGATGATCCCGGCCGCGCATGACGCCGCACGGCGTGACGCCCTGCAGGCGCTGGTGGCTGACCGGGATGAACTTGACCGCTACGGGCGGGTCGGTGTTCCACTCAGTCTATCGTTCGGCATGTACCGGGGTGGGCGGGCGATCCCGGCGCTCAACGACGCGATCGCTTCGTATGTGCCGCCTCCTCCGCCCCCTCCGCCTCCGGCTGTTGTGACGCTTAACAGCATGTCGCTGTTCGACAGTGGCCGCGCACAGCTCAAGGATGGCTCGACGCGCGTGATGGTCGACGCACTCGAGATGATCAAGGCACACCCGGACAAACGGATTCTGGTCGCCGGCTACACCGACAATGTGGGCAATCCGGAGCGCAACCTGAAGCTCTCGACGGCGCGTGCAGAGGCTGTACGCGACTGGCTGATCGAGGCCTCCGGCATTCCTGCCACACAGTTCGCGATACAAGGTTACGGTGACACGCGTCCCATTACCGGGAACGACACCGAAGCGGGTCGCGCGAAAAACCGCCGTGTGGAGATCACGCTGGTTCCAGATGCGCCTCATGGTTGACGCTCGATCAATTTCGCCCCCGGAGCATCCGCTTCGGGAACTCAAGGCTCGGGGGCTGGCTCCGGGCAATCGTCGCAGTACAAAGAAGGGAGTAAAAATGGCAATTCCGGCATACATGTGGCTCAAGGACGACGGCGGCGCCGACATCAAGGGCTCGGTGACGGTTCAGGGCCGTGAAGGCAGCGTCGAACTTACTGAGTTCGAGCATGGCGTGAACATCCCGACCGACGGGAATAGCGGCAAGCTGACCGGAACGCGCGTGCACAAGCCGATCAAGTTGACCAAGGAAACCGATGCGTCGACGCCGTACCTGTACAAGGCGGTGACGAGCGGCCAGACGCTGAAGTCGGTCGAGATCAAGTGGTACAAGATCGACGACGCGGGCAAGGAGAAGGAATACTTCAACACGAAGCTCGACAACGTGAAGATCGTCGCGGTCAATCCGAAGATGCTCGACATCAAGATCCCGGACTACGAGAAGCACAATCACCTCGAGGAAGTCGAGCTGCGCTACGAGACGATCACCTGGTCGTACAAGGACGGCAACATCATCCACAAGGATACCTGGAACGAGCGTTCCTGATCCTTGTTACCCGTGGTCTGGAGGTTGTCATCCCCGGCGGCCTCCTATGCCAGTCCGCTTTCGCGGACTGGCTTTTTTGCTGCAAGGAGTGGCCACTTCCAGCGGTCACTCCTCTCTTTCCTTGCGCTCCTGCGCGAGCAGCCCGAACATGACCCTGCACAACGACCGAAGCACATCTCCCCGGGACACCAGCCAGCTTCTGCGCCGGCTCAATCCACACTGCGCGAAGGCGCTTGAAGCGTCCGCGAGCCTGTGCCAGACACGGCTCGCGGACGAGATTTCGGTCGAGCACTGGCTGCTCAAGCTGATCGAGGCCGGAGACGGTGATATCCCAGCGATACTGAACCACTATGATCTCGACGTGGACGCGGTATGGGATGCCCTGCTCGCGGCCATCGAGCACACCCCGCGTAACCTGCGTGGCCGCCCCAGCCTCTCCCAGCAACTCGCGCACGTCCTGCAGGAAGCCTGGTTTCATTCGTCTTCCGATGCAGGGGATTCGGCAATCCGTTCCGGGCATGTCCTGCAGGCGATTGTTGATGCGCCGCAAGTCCTTCGCACGCCCAAGGCATGGCAGCTGCTGACGGTCAGCAGCGCACAGATCCAGCGTCTGCTGCCGCGCCTGGGGCAGCGTTCATGTGAGGACCAGCCTGAAGAGCCAGCAGCGGTGCAGGGAGAAGCGGCAGCAGCAACGCAAACTGGTGTAGCGTCGGCCGCGCCAGACTCGAAGAAAGTACGGACGTCCCAGCGCAACGTAGAAGGCGATGCCCTCGGCCGTTTCGCAATCGACCTGACGGAGAAGGCAAGTCGCGGCGAAATCGACCCTGTCTTTGGCCGCGATCGCGAGATGCAGCAGATGGTCGACGTGCTCGCGCGCCGCCGCAAGAACAACCCTATCCTCGTGGGTGAGCCGGGCGTGGGCAAAACCGCGCTCGTCGAGGGCCTCGCGCTACGTGTGGCCGAAGGCACCGTGCCCAACGTAATCCGCGACGTGCGCATCCTCACGCTTGATCTCGGGCTGCTGCAAGCAGGCGCGGGCGTGAAGGGCGAGTTCGAGCAGCGCCTGAAAAACGTGGTTGACGAGGTGCAGGCCTCGCCCGAGCCGATCCTGCTCTTCATCGACGAAGCGCACACGCTGATCGGCGCGGGCAACGCCGCCGGCGGCGCCGACGCGGCCAACCTGCTCAAACCCGCGCTCGCGCGCGGCGAACTGCGCACGATCGCCGCGACCACCTGGTCGGAATACAAGGAATATTTCGAGCGCGATGCGGCGCTCGAGCGCCGCTTCCAGTTGATCAAGGTCGACGAACCGGACGACGAAGCGGCGTGCCTGATGCTGCGGGGCCTGAAGGACCGCTATGCGAAGTATCACACCGTGCACATCCGTGACGAAGCGCTGGTGGCAGCAGTCAAGCTCTCGCGCCGCTACATCCCTGCACGGCAGTTGCCGGATAAGGCTGTCGACCTGATCGACACGGCAGCAGCGCGCGTGCGCATGGGCCTCGAATCGCCGCCGGCGGAACTGCAGCGCGCCCGTGCCGCAGTCTCAGCGCTCGAGCTTGAGCGCGCGACGCTCGCCTCGGACGAGCGGACTGGCGTTGATACCGTCAAGGCACGGCGTGACAGCCTGAACGCTGCGTTCGAAGAGGCACACAACGAACTGACGAGCCTGCAGGCACGTTACGTCTGCGAACTCGAACTGGTGCATCGGATCCACGACTGCGGACCTTCTGATGACGGCGGAGCTAGCGTCGTTGATCGACCGAAACTTGACAAAGCCAGACAGCTGCTCGCCACTGCACAAGGCAAGTCGCCGCTGGTTTTCGTCGACGTCGACGCGCAGGCGATCGCACGCGTGGTCGCCGAGTGGACCGGCGTGCCGGTCGGCAGTCTGGTCGAAGACGAACTCCGGAGCCTGCTCACAATCGAGGAAACGCTCGCGAAGCGGATCGTGGCGCAGGACGAGGCGCTGGCTGCCCTCGCGGAAAGCCTGCGCACCGCGAAGGCGGGCCTGAAGAACGAACATGCACCGCTCGGCGTATTCCTGCTCGCGGGCCCTTCGGGGGTCGGCAAAACGGAGACCGCGCTCGCGCTCGCGGACCTGCTCTTTGGGGGCGAAGCTGCACTCACGACGATCAACATGTCGGAGTATCAAGAGTCGCACACGGTTTCACAGCTCAAGGGTTCTCCGCCAGGCTACGTTGGCTATGGTCGGGGCGGCGTCCTGACCGAGGCGGTGCGCCAACGACCATACAGCGTCATCCTGCTCGACGAGATCGAGAAAGCTCACCGCGACGTGCTGGACATCTTCTACCAGGTGTTTGACCGCGGCAGCATGCGCGATGGCGAAGGTCGCGAAATCGATTTCCGCAACTGCGTGATCCTGATGACGTCCAATCTCGGCAGCGCCCAGATCGACGACGCCACGACGGACAACCCGGCGATCGCGCAGACAGCACTCCTCGAAGCGATCCATCCGCAGCTTGTGGCGCACTTCCAGCCAGCGCTCCTCGCGCGTTTCCAGACGCTGGTTTACCGGCCGCTCGATGTGGCCGCTCTCGCCGCCATCGTGCGCCTGAAGCTTGGAAAGGTCGCCGAACGCCTGCGCCGGCAGCATGATGTTGAGCTGGTCTGCGACGACTCGCTCATCGGGGCGATGGCCGAGCTGTGCCTTGCGCGCGAATTCGGCGCGCGCAATGTGGACGCGTTCCTCAACCAGCGTGTTCTGCCCACAGTCTCGCGCGAGCTGCTCACACGCATGGCAAACGGTGCTGCGCCCGCAAAGATCGCTTTGTCCAGCTCGCCTGACGGCAATCTGACGATCGACTTCATCGATCGTGGTGACACTGCTGCGCAAGCTCCAGCGGCCGGATTGTCGGTTGACTGAACGGGGATCGACATGCCCGCAGGACCATCCCTCTATGACATGCTGCTCGGCCAGATTGACGGTGAGCCGCTTGGGAACTACGACGACAAGACACTGGAGATCCTGAGCGTTCAGGCCAACATCCGGCGCATCCTCAACACGCGCGCAGGCGCGCTCAAGCACGTCCCCGACTATGGGCTGCCCGACCTCACCGAGATATACAGAAATCTGCCCGCATCGGTTCACGATCTGCGCAACCAGATGGAGAGCACCCTGCTGAAATTCGAGCCGCGCCTGCGTGCGGTCGAAATCGAGATTGACGAGAGGCCGGATCCGGGTCTGCTGGTGAGCTTCATCATGATCTGCCACCTCCGGAAGGCAGGGCTGGTCCGTTTCGGGACGCATTTCGAACCGCCGGGCCGCATGCACGTCAGGCGTCTGGTGAACCCCGACCAGACCCGGTAACTGGCGTTGGCAGCCATGCGCGGCAGGACGCTCCCGTCAGGCTCAGTCCACACATCAACTGCAGGCAGGATGCTCGAGGGTGGGCGGCTGTCAAAAAACGGTCGCTGGAAGCTGACGCGAAGTCTGGTAGAGAACGGTCGTTCCGGTGGCTATGCCGCGCCTGTCCCGCTCTCTGCGTGTGCCAACGCCAGCGCCAGCCGTGCCCCGACCTCGGCATTGTGTTTCACGAGCGCGATGTTTGTCGCGAGGCTACGTCCACCCGTCAGCGCCTTGATGCGAGCCAGCAGGAAGGGTGTCACGGCCTTACCGGTGATTGCTTGCGCAGTGGCCTCGGCAAGCGCCTGCTGAATCAGCGCGTCGGTCTCTTCGAACGTCATCGCTGCCGCTTCCGGCACCGGAGTGCTCACCAGTACACCGCCCTTGAGGCCCAGGTCCCACTTGGTGCGGATGAAGCGTGCCTGCTCCGCCGCGTCGTCCAGCCTGAAGTCCGCGCGAAAGCCGCTGTCGCGCGTGTAGAACGCAGCGAAATTGTCTTGCTCGCAACTGAGCACCGGCACACCGTGCGTTTCCAGGTATTCAAGTGTGAGCCCGATGTCCAGGATGGACTTCGCACCGGCGCAGACCACCGCCACCGACGTCTTCGCCAGTTCCTGCAGGTCGGCTGAGATGTCAAAAGTTTCCTGCGCGCCCCGGTGCACGCCGCCAATGCCTCCAGTAACGAAGACCTCAATGCCGGCCAGCGCGGCACATATCATCGTGCCAGCCACTGTCGTGGCGCCGAGCCTGCCGCCGGCCAGCACGGCCGGCAGGTCGCGGCGGCTGACCTTGTGTACCTGGTCCGAGCGGCCGAGCAGTTCCAGCTCGTCGTCGGAGAGACCGATGTGGATTCGCCCTCCGATCAGCGCGATGGTCGCGGGCTCCGCTCCCACCTCGCGGATCAAGGCCTCCACTTCGCGCGCCGTGCGAACGTTCTCTGGGTAGGGCATGCCGTGGGCGATGATAGTCGATTCCAGCGCCACGAGCGGGCGGCCGGCGGCCTGTGCAGCAGCTACAGGCTCGCTGCAGGTCAACCAGGAGTGTGCAAGGTGAGCAGCCATGTCGATGCTCTCGGTGGTGTGATTCAGTGAAGTATGCAGCACAAAGGATGATCCACGGTTCGCTGTGCAAGCGCGGGGCGTCATTGCCACTTGCCTGTTGCCTTGCAGCCGTCCCGGGCGCCGTCAGCGCGAAGCTCGCGACGACACGCATGGACACAAGCGGTGGCGAATGCAGCTAAACTGGCTGAGCTACGGAAAAGATCGGTGGATCGGGCTCAAGGCGATGAAATTCACCAGGTTGATGTTGCGTCTCGCCGTTGCGTGCCTGATTGTCTTCGCAGGAGTCGCCATCTTGCAGGATCGTTTTATCTACTTTCCTGAGAAGGCGGCAATCGGGGACGTCGCTTCCGGCGGACTTCGCGCCTGGCCGACATCTGAGGCGTTCCGGGGCCTCGTGGCCGAGCCAGCCGGATCCGCGCGCGCCACTGCCATCGTCTTTCATGGCAACGCGGGGCATGCCGGACACCGCTCGTTCTATGCCGAAGCGCTCACCCGGCTCGGGCTGCGCGTGATCCTCGCCGAATATCCAGGCTACGGGCCGCGCGACGGCATGCTGGGCGAAAAGAGCCTGGTCGCTGATGCCCAACAGACCATCGCGCTGGCGCATCGCCTCTATGGCGCGCCGCTGCTGCTCATCGGCGAATCGCTCGGGGCCGGCGTGGCGGCCGCGGCCGGCTCGCGTGAACGCGACAAGATAGCTGGCTTGCTGCTCATCACGCCATGGGATCGGCTCGAGCACGTCGCCGCCTGGCACTATCCGTGGCTGCCCGTAAAGTGGCTGCTGCGCGACCGATACGACAGCGTGACCCACCTGGCGTCGTTCGGCCGCCCTGTTCTCGTCGTGGTTGCGGAACGCGACAGCATCGTCCCCCCGCGCTTCGGCGAAGCGCTCTACAACTCGCTGGCCGAACCGAGACAACTGATGGTGGTGAAGGCGGCTGAACATAACGACTGGATTGGCCGCGTCGACGAAACCTGGTGGCGGGAGGCGATCGGCTTCCTGCTCACACCTCCGCATTGAAATATGAAATCACGCTCTGTCCCGTCCAGCAGGGAACGCTTCTATATCCTCGATGCGAAGAACAGACCTGTCGAGGTGTTCGACCGCGGCGAGTGGTCGCGCTGGATGACTGAGAACGAACTGATCTTCCGCCGCACACTGCTGGACGAATCCGGTGTGACGGTCACGACCCGCTTCCGCGGTGTGTCCGAACCGAAAACCGGGGAGGCTTCGCTGTTCGTGACACGCGTCGCCGGAATGGAAGCGCGAGACAACCAGAGCTACGGAGCACGGACGGTCGATGAGGCGCTGGAGCAGCATGAGCTCATCGTGCAGAAAATCCTCCGGATGCTGACCAGGAAGTGATCGCCACAGCGCAACGACTCTGCGAGCGTACGACGCTGTGGCGAACGTTGCGGATTGCGCCTCGGCCGTGGGGTGCACAGTTCTGGCACACCTCCCTGTCAGGCTAGCGATAGTTAACAAAGTTGATGATGTCATTGAGGAACCACGGCAGAATCAATTGCGTATCGGGATAGCTGACACCGACGCTGAGCCTCGGTGGCTTTGAGGTGGAGTCACCGGGCGTCGTACCGTCGGTAGCGTGCAGAATGTAGGTATCCGTTTCGGCCGGACCTGGCCGGGCGGTCTGATTGTTCGCGGGCGACAATGTCGAGGAGCAGCCGGCGGTGAGCACGACGAGGGCCGCTGCGAAGCAAAAGGGCTTCATAATGGTGTGAACTCCAGCAACGTTGCTTTGACAATATGGCCGATGACGAATTCGTCCTGGTACGTGGCTGGATTCTGCCAAACGCAGGACGCGCCTTCCAACCCGAATGGGACTGCAATCCTCCTCCAGCTCGAAACGCAATCCGGATCCAGGCGATCTACACTAGCCTTGCTTTCTCTGAGAGGCTTCGCGTCCTCGGCGGAGCCCGTTGCTGATCGTTAGCTTATAACTAACGGTACTAATGACATGGCAGCGGCAAATTTTGAAAAGAGGACCGATGATGCCGATACGTGGAATTACATCATGCCATGCAACCGACCCGGCGGGCATGTCAACGGATCCCGCCAGCGAGCGGAGCCCCGTCACGCAGGGAAGGGAGCGGGCGCATGGGATTTTTTTACACACCGGCTGGAGGAGCGCGGGAACCTGGGTATGGTCGCGCTTCCGGGCTCTGGAGTCGGTGAGGGCTTTTTATGAACCATTGAGCAACCTGCTCGGCGACCTCAGCCTCGCCGATATTCCCGCCATACGGCCTACGTCGGCCTCCGGTCACCCGCCACTCGGTACGCCTTACTACGAAGAATACCGGTCGTTCATGCAGGAGCGCGGGCGCGGTGTGGTCGGGTACCGGAAGCGCTTCGGTATCGATCGTTTTGGATGCGTGCCGGACGACGAATTTCCGGCACTGCGAGCCTATTTGCAAAATCTCTGCGACCGGTCGATCGATCAAGGCAAAATGCCAGTCTTCAAGTTTTGTCGCTCTCAGGGTCGTTTGCCGTGGCTCAAGAGCGCGTTTCCGCAAGCGGTGCACGCAGTTGT
It encodes:
- the tssE gene encoding type VI secretion system baseplate subunit TssE; the encoded protein is MPAGPSLYDMLLGQIDGEPLGNYDDKTLEILSVQANIRRILNTRAGALKHVPDYGLPDLTEIYRNLPASVHDLRNQMESTLLKFEPRLRAVEIEIDERPDPGLLVSFIMICHLRKAGLVRFGTHFEPPGRMHVRRLVNPDQTR
- the tssH gene encoding type VI secretion system ATPase TssH: MTLHNDRSTSPRDTSQLLRRLNPHCAKALEASASLCQTRLADEISVEHWLLKLIEAGDGDIPAILNHYDLDVDAVWDALLAAIEHTPRNLRGRPSLSQQLAHVLQEAWFHSSSDAGDSAIRSGHVLQAIVDAPQVLRTPKAWQLLTVSSAQIQRLLPRLGQRSCEDQPEEPAAVQGEAAAATQTGVASAAPDSKKVRTSQRNVEGDALGRFAIDLTEKASRGEIDPVFGRDREMQQMVDVLARRRKNNPILVGEPGVGKTALVEGLALRVAEGTVPNVIRDVRILTLDLGLLQAGAGVKGEFEQRLKNVVDEVQASPEPILLFIDEAHTLIGAGNAAGGADAANLLKPALARGELRTIAATTWSEYKEYFERDAALERRFQLIKVDEPDDEAACLMLRGLKDRYAKYHTVHIRDEALVAAVKLSRRYIPARQLPDKAVDLIDTAAARVRMGLESPPAELQRARAAVSALELERATLASDERTGVDTVKARRDSLNAAFEEAHNELTSLQARYVCELELVHRIHDCGPSDDGGASVVDRPKLDKARQLLATAQGKSPLVFVDVDAQAIARVVAEWTGVPVGSLVEDELRSLLTIEETLAKRIVAQDEALAALAESLRTAKAGLKNEHAPLGVFLLAGPSGVGKTETALALADLLFGGEAALTTINMSEYQESHTVSQLKGSPPGYVGYGRGGVLTEAVRQRPYSVILLDEIEKAHRDVLDIFYQVFDRGSMRDGEGREIDFRNCVILMTSNLGSAQIDDATTDNPAIAQTALLEAIHPQLVAHFQPALLARFQTLVYRPLDVAALAAIVRLKLGKVAERLRRQHDVELVCDDSLIGAMAELCLAREFGARNVDAFLNQRVLPTVSRELLTRMANGAAPAKIALSSSPDGNLTIDFIDRGDTAAQAPAAGLSVD
- a CDS encoding Hcp family type VI secretion system effector — its product is MAIPAYMWLKDDGGADIKGSVTVQGREGSVELTEFEHGVNIPTDGNSGKLTGTRVHKPIKLTKETDASTPYLYKAVTSGQTLKSVEIKWYKIDDAGKEKEYFNTKLDNVKIVAVNPKMLDIKIPDYEKHNHLEEVELRYETITWSYKDGNIIHKDTWNERS
- a CDS encoding alpha/beta hydrolase, coding for MKFTRLMLRLAVACLIVFAGVAILQDRFIYFPEKAAIGDVASGGLRAWPTSEAFRGLVAEPAGSARATAIVFHGNAGHAGHRSFYAEALTRLGLRVILAEYPGYGPRDGMLGEKSLVADAQQTIALAHRLYGAPLLLIGESLGAGVAAAAGSRERDKIAGLLLITPWDRLEHVAAWHYPWLPVKWLLRDRYDSVTHLASFGRPVLVVVAERDSIVPPRFGEALYNSLAEPRQLMVVKAAEHNDWIGRVDETWWREAIGFLLTPPH
- a CDS encoding pseudouridine-5'-phosphate glycosidase, with the translated sequence MAAHLAHSWLTCSEPVAAAQAAGRPLVALESTIIAHGMPYPENVRTAREVEALIREVGAEPATIALIGGRIHIGLSDDELELLGRSDQVHKVSRRDLPAVLAGGRLGATTVAGTMICAALAGIEVFVTGGIGGVHRGAQETFDISADLQELAKTSVAVVCAGAKSILDIGLTLEYLETHGVPVLSCEQDNFAAFYTRDSGFRADFRLDDAAEQARFIRTKWDLGLKGGVLVSTPVPEAAAMTFEETDALIQQALAEATAQAITGKAVTPFLLARIKALTGGRSLATNIALVKHNAEVGARLALALAHAESGTGAA
- a CDS encoding OmpA family protein, whose product is MKSDLPILTAATTRAPDSGHEGLGYPVRLMVVLACALALTVIGLVAQPERGMAWMLTGLIVIAALLLIYLRTRMLWRARGQGAHVLAALGEATGDIPVRLRTRMPLVLVTGDDLPALFNRHDGERFAHVGDGAIWVRVDRPQDLPRLAVAVRQWRDGRAPDGVLLSAVPARYTDADLLTQSLRVVRQAVADAARMLGSGPLPGYVAIYQRLTTAPADIATPQWYGVSSSQRMTGAQRFESLIRAAESEAQLVANGRVAVARAAGLASIAGWTQRVVIHALTDRQQPATLWALFGAGWIDCGPGGGPGNPWARDVEMQTRVLRAPAAASPTPWPLPQPLIAAMPQRRWMSPRLAALAHALALFACAAAFALFFSGRNNQTLLTRIGADLDRYSMIPAAHDAARRDALQALVADRDELDRYGRVGVPLSLSFGMYRGGRAIPALNDAIASYVPPPPPPPPPAVVTLNSMSLFDSGRAQLKDGSTRVMVDALEMIKAHPDKRILVAGYTDNVGNPERNLKLSTARAEAVRDWLIEASGIPATQFAIQGYGDTRPITGNDTEAGRAKNRRVEITLVPDAPHG